A window from Podospora bellae-mahoneyi strain CBS 112042 chromosome 1 map unlocalized CBS112042p_1, whole genome shotgun sequence encodes these proteins:
- a CDS encoding uncharacterized protein (EggNog:ENOG503NZ7V; COG:S) translates to MTDAADASEAGAPSQPSADNNADAAPKAKANRKSIGAGEAKGKKLNRKASKPRILHTDAQPGQYFFVKLKGHPQWPVIICDEGMLPDSLLKSRPVTAKRQDGTYRDDYADGAKKVADRTFPVMYLYTNEFGWVPNGELIDLDPEEVKNINTDKMRKDLQAAHKLAAEQHPLQFYKDVLDQYQAEQEEKERAKAAKAATPKGKKKSSAVVDEDVDMDDDAENSTPPKEKKSKKRKADEPAETPQRTESVKKTKIKLTSNATPKATNGATPSAKAKPDAKATKTKSKKTKDGEDKKVEKEASEAPKEPELSPQEQRERKEREVLFLRHKLQKGLLTRDQEPKAEEMATMSEYITKLEGFPNLEVSIIRTTKINKVLKAILKLENIPKEKEFNFKSRSQVLLNKWNELLAVDGGAVAPAPAAKAVNGTAPKEAKTNGVKADEPAKAEKEEAKEEPKEEKKDESPAKKTMEKSEEASEPADKMDVDEAKPDAVEASA, encoded by the exons ATGACAGACGCTGCCGATGCTTCTGAGGCTGGAGCCCCATCCCAACCATCCGCCGACAACAATGCCGATGCGGCCCCCAAGGCTAAGGCCAACCGCAAGTCAATTGGTGCTGGCGAGGCGAAGGGAAAGAAGTTGAACAGAAAGGCATCAAAGCCGCGCATTCTGCACACCGACGCCCAGCCAGGCCAATACTTCTTTGTCAAGCTCAAGGGCCACCCGCAATGGCCAGTGATCATCTGCGATGAGGGCATGCTGCCCGACTCATTGCTCAAGTCTCGCCCAGTAACTGCCAAGCGGCAGGACGGCACATACCGCGACGACTACGCCGATGGCGCCAAGAAGGTCGCCGACCGGACTTTCCCCGTCATGTACCTTTACACCAACGAATT TGGCTGGGTACCAAATGGAGAGCTTATCGACCTTGACCCTGAGGAGGTTAAGAATATCAACACCGACAAGATGAGGAAAGACCTCCAGGCGGCTCACAAACTCGCCGCCGagcaacaccccctccagtTTTACAAGGATGTTCTTGACCAATACCAGGCGGaacaggaggagaaggagagggccAAGGCTGCGAAGGCGGCTACCcccaaggggaagaagaagtcgtCTGCTGTCgtcgatgaggatgttgatatGGACGATGATGCCGAGAACAGCACACctcccaaggagaagaaatcgaagaagagaaaggcggATGAGCCAGCAGAG ACTCCTCAGCGCACAGAGTCAGTTAAGAAGACCAAGATTAAGCTGACGAGCAACGCGACTCCCAAGGCAACCAACGGTGCCACACCTTCAGCCAAGGCCAAGCCTGATGCGAAGGCCACAAAGACCAAGTCTAAAAAGACAAAGGACGGTGAGGATAAGAAGGTCGAGAAGGAAGCTTCTGAAGCTCCCAAGGAGCCCGAGTTGTCGCCACAGGAAcagagggagagaaaggaGCGGGAGGTGCTTTTCCTGCGGCACAAGCTCCAGAAAGGTCTTCTTACTAGGGACCAAGAGcccaaggcggaggagatggccaCCATGTCCGAGtacatcaccaagctcgaGGGCTTCCCAAATCTGGAGGTCAGCATCATCCGGACAaccaagatcaacaaggTCTTGAAGGCGATTCTGAAGCTGGAGAATATTCCCAAAGAGAAGGAATTCAACTTCAAGTCACGCTCTCAAGTGCTGCTCAACAAGTGGAATGAGCTTCTTgcggttgatggaggagcggtggctccagctcctgcgGCCAAGGCTGTCAACGGCACAGCGCCCAAAGAGGCCAAGACCAATGGTGTCAAGGCTGATGAGCCCGcaaaggccgagaaggaggaggccaaggaagagccaaaggaggagaagaaggatgaaTCTCCAGCGAAGAAGACCATGGAGAAGTCTGAGGAGGCTTCAGAGCCTGCAGACaagatggatgttgatgag GCCAAGCCAGATGCTGTTGAGGCGTCCGCCTAA
- the brr2 gene encoding Pre-mRNA-splicing helicase BRR2 (COG:A; EggNog:ENOG503NVEF) produces MSDYQRDVSQYKYSAMSNLVLQADRRFVTRRTDEATGDPESLAGRLSIKDMGARVGRDAAPKTKKTSAMPNVERGDVQEGADILQHLKDKKKKGKTETRGGGILASTDMIEGIIYRPRTQPTRDAFNLILTIVAEHLGDLPHDTVRSAADAVLEFLKDDDLKDFDKKKEIDGILGESMDPKQFNELVNLGKKITDYDAQDDEDEEMGDARPDADDEIDGRQGVAVNFENDEDDDGMVDVVRDESSSEDEEEDIDDEDRPELQEVAEGGEAGIDRDEEEVGLVDGDTIVIDAAPNGKDKSEEKNFVPARDIDAYWLQRQIGRLYPDAHVQHDKTSLALKILSGEPDEPGGEEKQLRDIENDLMELFDYEHHEIVQKLIENREKVVWLTRLARAEDQKERDTIEREMASEGLRWILDELHGKSKDDQKKPKMEIKMDIDSGAFADGKAPKQEKPDGQLVGGLQPKKLINLENLVFDQGNHLNTNPKVRLPEGTTKRTFKGYEEIHVPPPKKRNDPSDVNIPISEMPEWAQPPFSTTKSLNKIQSKCFPTAFHDDGNMLVCAPTGSGKTNVSMLTILREIGKNRNERGEIDLDAFKIVYIAPLKALVQEQVGNFGKRLEPYGIKVSELTGDRQLTKQQISETQIIVTTPEKWDVITRKATDISYTNLVRLIIIDEIHLLHDDRGPVLESIVSRTIRKTEQTGEPVRIVGLSATLPNYKDVASFLRVDMAKGLFHFDGSFRPCPLRQEFIGITERKAIKQLKTMNDITYTKVIEHVGTHRNQMLIFVHSRKETAKTAKYIRDKALEMDTINQILKHDAGTREVLSEAANAVNNTDLKNILPYGFGIHHAGMSRADRTDVEDLFSSGHIQVLVCTATLAWGVNLPAHTVIIKGTQVYSPEKGSWVELSPQDVLQMLGRAGRPQFDTYGEGIIITTQGEMTYYLSLLNQQLPIESQFASKLVDNLNAEIVLGNVRSRDEGVEWLGYTYLFVRMLRSPGLYSVGAEYEDDETLEQKRVDLIHSAATVLKKSNLIKYEEKTGKLQSTELGRIASHYYITNSSMDTYNKLIQPAMNDVELFRVFAQSGEFKYIPVRQEEKLELAKLLARVPIPVKESIEEPTAKINVLLQAYISRLRLDGLALMADMVYVTQSAGRILRAIFEITLKKGWASVAKLALNLCKMAEKRMWPTMSPLRQFPSCPGEIVRKAERIEVPFSSYLDLDPPRMGELLGMPKAGKTVCTLVAKFPRVEVQANVQPMTRSMLRVELTITPNFEWDVDVHGLSESFWIMVEDCDGEDILFHDQFILRKDYAESDANEHIVEFTVPITEPMPPNYFISVISDRWMHSETRLPVSFQQLILPERFPPHTELLDLQPLPVTALKAKDYAALYPDLTQFNKIQTQTFNSLYGTDNNVLVAAPTSSGKTVCAEFALLRHWNKQESGRAVYIAPFQELVDLRYQDWQKKFANLRGGKDIVKLTGETTADLKLLEQGDLILATPLQWDVLSRQWKRRKNVQTVELFITDELHMLGGQMGYIYEIIVSRMHYIRTQTELPVRIVGLSVSLSNARDVGEWIDAKKHDIYNFSPHVRPVPLELHIQSYTIPHFPSLMLAMAKPTYLAVTQMSPDQPALIFVPSRKQTRATARDILTAALADDDEDRFLNVEVEQIQKLLERVQEPALAEALSHGVGYYHEALSQSDKRIVMHLYKNNAIQVLIASRDVCWELDCTAHLVIVMGTQYFEGREHRYVDYPLNEVLQMFGKASQSSRDGRGRGVLMVPAVKREYYKKFLNEALPVESHLHNFLQDAFVTEISTRMIESGEDAINWATFTYFYRRLLANPSYYSLTDPTHEGLSQYLSDMVEAALKELSESKIVDFDEDEGTVAPQNAAMIAAYYNISYITMQTFLLSLTAKTKLKGILEIVTSATEFESIQIRRHEEAILRRIYDSVPVKMAEPAFDSPHFKAFVLVQAHFSRMNLPIDLAKDQEVILTKIVSLLNTIVDILSSDGRLNAMNAMEMSQMVVQAMWDRDSPLKQIPNFTTETVKVANKYDIQDIFDFMSKMDPDENPDYNPLIKDLGFTQAQLAQAANFTNSKYPEISLEVEVEDKDEIRAGEPAYLKIAIEREIDEDEEYDPTVHAPFYPGKKTESWWLVVGEEKTKELLAIKRITVGRKLNVRLEFTVPTAGHHDLKLFFMSDSYMGVDQEPSFSVEVAEGMDVDEEEDDEEDDDE; encoded by the coding sequence ATGTCCGACTATCAGCGCGATGTCTCGCAGTACAAGTACTCGGCCATGTCCAACCTGGTCCTCCAGGCGGACCGTCGGTTTGTCACAAGACGAACAGACGAGGCCACAGGCGACCCAGAATCTCTCGCCGGTCGTCTCTCCATCAAGGATATGGGCGCACGTGTCGGCCGCGATGCGGCCCCAAAGACGAAAAAGACCAGTGCCATGCCCAACGTCGAGCGAGGAGATGTACAGGAAGGCGCTGATATTCTCCAACACttgaaggacaagaagaagaagggcaagaccGAGACCCGCGGCGGTGGTATTCTCGCGAGCACCGACATGATCGAGGGTATCATCTACCGACCACGAACACAGCCAACACGGGACGCATTCAACCTCATCCTGACGATTGTGGCCGAGCACTTGGGTGACCTACCCCACGACACAGTGCGCAGCGCGGCTGATGCCGTACTGGAGTTCCTCAAGGATGATGACCTCAAGGATtttgacaagaagaaggaaattGATGGGATATTGGGCGAGTCTATGGATCCAAAGCAGTTCAATGAGCTGGTAAATCTTGGTAAGAAGATCACAGATTACGATGCgcaggacgacgaggatgaggaaatGGGCGATGCCAGACCAGATGCCGATGATGAAATTGATGGCCGCCAAGGTGTTGCGGTCAACTTTGAAaacgacgaagatgatgatggcatgGTAGATGTAGTACGGGACGAGTCTTCTtctgaggacgaggaagaggacatTGACGATGAGGATCGGCCAGAGCTTCaggaggttgccgagggtggggaggctgGGATTGAtcgggatgaggaggaggtagggtTGGTTGATGGCGACACTATTGTTATCGATGCAGCGCCAAACGGGAAGGACAAGTCCGAGGAGAAGAACTTTGTGCCGGCCCGAGATATTGATGCATATTGGTTACAACGGCAAATTGGTCGCCTTTACCCAGATGCCCATGTTCAGCACGACAAGACCTCCCTTGCGCTCAAGATCCTTTCAGGAGAGCCAGATGAGCcaggtggagaggagaagcAACTTCGCGACATTGAAAATGACCTCATGGAGCTCTTTGACTACGAGCACCATGAGATTGTGCAAAAGCTGATCGAGAACCGGGAAAAGGTTGTTTGGCTTACACGGCTGGCCAGGGCAGAGGACCAGAAGGAACGAGACACAATCGAAAGAGAAATGGCTTCAGAAGGGCTGCGGTGGATTCTGGACGAACTTCATGGCAAGTCCAAGGATGACcaaaagaagccaaagatgGAAATCAAGATGGACATTGACTCTGGTGCCTTTGCCGACGGGAAAGCCCCAAAGCAGGAAAAGCCTGATGGTCAGTTGGTCGGCGGTCTTCAACCCAAGAAACTGATCAACCTGGAAAATCTCGTGTTCGACCAAGGCAATCATCTCAACACCAATCCCAAGGTCAGGCTACCGGAAGGTACCACAAAAAGAACCTTCAAGGGCTACGAAGAAATTCATGTGCCTCCACCCAAGAAGCGTAATGATCCTAGCGATGTGAACATCCCTATTTCGGAGATGCCAGAGTGGGCTCAACCTCCTTTCAGCACAACCAAGTCTCTCAACAAGATTCAGTCAAAGTGCTTCCCTACTGCGTTTCATGACGACGGCAACATGCTGGTCTGCGCCCCGACAGGTTCCGGCAAGACCAACGTGTCTATGCTCACCATTCTCAGAGAGATTGGCAAGAACAGGAACGAGAGGGGTGAGATTGACCTCGACGCCTTCAAGATTGTCTACATTGCCCCCCTGAAGGCTCTTGTACAGGAGCAGGTCGGCAATTTTGGCAAGCGTCTGGAGCCGTATGGTATCAAGGTCTCGGAATTGACTGGTGACCGGCAGCTCACCAAGCAGCAAATCTCTGAGACTCAGATCATTGTCACGACACCTGAGAAGTGGGATGTCATCACCAGAAAGGCCACTGATATCTCCTACACAAATCTGGTTCGGCTGATCATTATCGACGAAATCCATCTTCTACATGATGATCGTGGCCCGGTTTTGGAGAGCATTGTGAGCAGGACGATTCGCAAGACCGAGCAAACCGGTGAACCAGTCCGTATTGTTGGTCTCTCTGCTACTTTGCCGAACTACAAAGATGTCGCAAGCTTCCTGCGTGTTGATATGGCCAAGGGCTTGTTCCATTTTGATGGTTCATTCCGTCCCTGCCCGTTGCGCCAAGAATTCATTGGCATCACCGAGAGGAAAGCCATCAAGCAACTCAAGACCATGAACGATATTACCTACACCAAGGTGATCGAGCATGTCGGCACTCACCGCAACCAAATGCTGATTTTCGTTCATTCGAGAAAAGAAACGGCAAAGACGGCCAAGTACATTCGCGACAAGGCTTTGGAGATGGATACCATCAACCAGATCCTCAAGCACGATGCTGGTACTCGTGAGGTGCTTAGTGAAGCAGCGAATGCAGTCAACAATACGGATCTCAAGAACATCTTGCCCTACGGTTTTGGTATCCATCACGCTGGTATGAGCCGAGCTGATCGCACTGATGTGGAGGATCTTTTCTCTAGCGGCCATATTCAGGTGCTTGTCTGCACGGCCACCCTCGCTTGGGGTGTCAACTTGCCTGCTCACACAGTCATTATCAAGGGTACTCAAGTTTATTCTCCAGAAAAGGGTAGCTGGGTTGAATTGAGCCCTCAGGATGTCCTGCAGATGCTTGGTCGTGCCGGTCGCCCACAGTTCGACACATACGGTgaaggcatcatcatcaccactcagGGAGAAATGACGTACTATCTTTCGCTTCTCAACCAGCAGCTGCCTATTGAAAGTCAGTTTGCAAGCAAGCTGGTGGACAATCTCAACGCCGAAATCGTCCTGGGCAATGTTCGCAGCCGCGATGAAGGTGTGGAGTGGCTCGGCTACACCTATCTCTTCGTTCGCATGCTCCGGTCGCCCGGTCTCTACAGCGTCGGCGCAGAGtacgaggatgatgagacATTGGAGCAGAAACGTGTCGATCTAATACACTCGGCCGCTACTGTGCTCAAGAAGTCGAACTTGATCAAATACGAGGAAAAGACCGGCAAGCTCCAGTCTACCGAGCTTGGTCGTATCGCCTCTCATTACTACATCACAAACTCGTCCATGGACACCTACAACAAGCTGATCCAGCCGGCGATGAATGATGTGGAGCTCTTCCGTGTCTTTGCACAGAGTGGCGAGTTCAAGTACATTCCGGTTCGTCAAGAAGAAAAGCTTGAACTGGCCAAGCTGCTTGCTCGTGTGCCCATTCCCGTCAAGGAGAGCATCGAGGAGCCAACTGCCAAGATCAATGTTCTGCTTCAGGCCTACATTTCTCGCCTGCGACTGGATGGCCTTGCCCTGATGGCCGACATGGTCTATGTCACTCAGTCTGCTGGCCGCATCCTTCGTGCCATCTTCGAAATCACCCTCAAGAAGGGATGGGCTTCAGTTGCCAAGTTGGCTCTGAACCTGTGCAAGATGGCTGAGAAGAGAATGTGGCCGACTATGTCTCCTCTCAGACAGTTCCCCAGCTGCCCAGGCGAAATCGTCAGAAAGGCTGAGCGGATAGAGGTGCCTTTCAGCAGCTATCTGGACCTTGATCCCCCTCGCATGGGCGAGTTGCTCGGCATGCCCAAGGCTGGAAAGACTGTTTGCACGCTTGTGGCCAAGTTTCCTCGCGTCGAAGTTCAGGCCAACGTCCAGCCCATGACTCGCTCCATGCTCCGGGTCGAGTTGACCATCACGCCCAACTTTGAGTGGGATGTTGACGTTCATGGGTTGTCTGAAAGCTTCTGGATCATGGTAGAAGACTGCGATGGTGAAGACATTCTCTTCCATGACCAGTTCATCCTCCGCAAGGACTATGCCGAGTCTGATGCGAATGAACACATTGTAGAGTTCACAGTGCCCATCACTGAGCCAATGCCGCCTAATTACTTCATCTCGGTGATTTCGGACCGCTGGATGCACTCCGAGACTCGACTGCCAGTATCATTCCAGCAGCTGATCCTGCCAGAGAGGTTCCCACCACACACTGAGCTTCTTGATTTGCAGCCTCTGCCGGTTACCGCCCTGAAGGCCAAGGACTATGCCGCTCTCTACCCTGACTTGACCCAGTTCAACAAGATCCAAACGCAAACTTTCAACTCGCTCTACGGCACCGACAACAATGTCCTTGTGGCCGCTCCCACGAGCAGCGGCAAGACCGTCTGTGCCGAGTTTGCCTTGCTTCGTCACTGGAACAAGCAGGAGTCTGGACGTGCAGTGTACATTGCTCCGTTCCAGGAGTTGGTGGACCTGCGCTATCAAGATTGGCAGAAGAAGTTTGCCAATCTCAGGGGGGGCAAGGATATTGTCAAGCTGACTGGAGAGACTACTGCTGATCTGAAGCTCCTCGAGCAAGGTGACTTGATTCTGGCGACGCCTCTTCAGTGGGATGTCTTGTCCAGACAATGGAAGCGCAGAAAGAACGTCCAGACTGTGGAGCTCTTCATTACCGATGAGCTGCACATGCTTGGTGGGCAGATGGGATACATCTACGAGATCATCGTGTCGCGCATGCACTACATCCGCACCCAGACTGAGCTCCCGGTCAGAATCGTTGGTCTCAGTGTTTCCCTTTCCAACGCTCGCGATGTGGGAGAGTGGATTGACGCCAAGAAGCATGATATCTATAATTTTAGCCCTCATGTCAGGCCCGTTCCTCTGGAGCTTCACATTCAGTCATACACCATTCCTCATTTCCCATCCCTGATGCTGGCGATGGCTAAGCCAACATATCTGGCTGTGACTCAGATGTCGCCTGATCAGCCGGCTCTCATTTTTGTGCCCAGCCGCAAGCAAACTAGAGCCACAGCAAGGGACATCCTCACTGCCGCATTggcagatgatgatgaggaccgCTTCTTGAACGTTGAGGTTGAGCAGATACAGAAGCTTCTCGAGCGTGTCCAAGAGCCAGCTCTCGCGGAGGCTCTCTCCCACGGCGTTGGCTACTACCACGAAGCTCTTAGCCAGAGTGACAAGCGCATTGTCATGCATCTCTACAAGAATAATGCCATCCAGGTTCTCATCGCCTCTCGCGATGTCTGCTGGGAGCTGGATTGCACTGCCCACCTCGTTATTGTCATGGGCACGCAATACTTCGAGGGCAGAGAGCACCGCTATGTTGACTACCCGCTCAACGAGGTTCTGCAAATGTTCGGCAAGGCTTCGCAGTCTTCGCGCGACGGCCGTGGTCGCGGTGTGCTGATGGTGCCGGCGGTGAAGAGAGAGTATTACAAAAAATTCCTCAACGAAGCTTTGCCCGTTGAGTCGCATCTTCACAACTTCCTCCAGGATGCGTTTGTGACCGAGATCAGCACGAGGATGATCGAGTCTGGTGAGGATGCTATCAACTGGGCCACATTCACCTACTTTTATCGCCGACTGCTCGCCAACCCAAGCTACTACAGTCTTACGGATCCTACTCACGAGGGCCTGAGCCAGTACCTCTCTGACATGGTTGAAGCCGCCCTGAAGGAGCTCTCGGAGTCCAAGAttgtcgactttgacgaggacgagggcaCTGTCGCTCCTCAGAACGCTGCCATGATTGCTGCGTATTACAACATCTCGTACATCACCATGCAGACCTTCCTTCTCTCGCTCACGGCGAAGACGAAGCTCAAGGGCATTCTCGAAATCGTTACCTCTGCTACCGAGTTTGAATCGATTCAGATCCGGCGTCACGAGGAAGCCATCCTCAGACGCATCTATGACAGTGTTCCCGTGAAGATGGCTGAGCCAGCTTTCGATTCGCCTCATTTCAAGGCCTTTGTGTTGGTTCAGGCCCATTTCTCCCGGATGAACCTCCCGATTGATTTGGCTAAGGACCAGGAAGTCATCTTGACCAAGATTGTCAGCCTGTTGAATACCATCGTCGATATCTTGTCTTCTGATGGCCGTCTTAACGCTATGAACGCCATGGAAATGTCGCAGATGGTGGTGCAGGCCATGTGGGATCGCGACAGCCCCCTCAAGCAGAttcccaacttcaccacTGAAACTGTCAAGGTGGCCAACAAGTACGACATTCAGGATATCTTTGACTTTATGAGCAAGATGGATCCTGACGAGAATCCTGACTACAATCCTCTCATCAAGGATCTCGGGTTCACCCAGGCACAGCTCGCGCAGGCGGCCAACTTTACCAACAGCAAGTATCCCGAAATCTCgctggaggttgaggtggaggacaaGGATGAGATCCGAGCTGGCGAGCCGGCGTACCTCAAGATCGCGATTGAGCGGGAgattgacgaggacgaggagtaCGACCCGACCGTGCACGCGCCGTTTTACCCCGGCAAGAAGACGGAgagttggtggttggtggttggcgaGGAAAAGACAAAGGAGTTGCTGGCAATCAAGCGGATCACGGTAGGACGGAAACTCAACGTCAGACTGGAATTCACCGTGCCCACGGCGGGTCACCACGACTTGAAGCTCTTCTTCATGAGCGACAGCTACATGGGTGTGGATCAGGAGCCATCATTTTCGGTGGAGGTTgcggaggggatggatgttgatgaggaggaggacgatgaggaggacgatgatgagtaG
- a CDS encoding uncharacterized protein (EggNog:ENOG503P2GG), with the protein MPSPTSDTLTTIQRVLDPYIRPREEAAHIRRMIALHLESSLQHGSVREPLALVTDQKPGPAPTTQGLYRQYLEALRANIKARDEFRKQTHETSYASEPEEDDSSNGGLERLQEHLAIISLEKKRERLQAIEKHLIQLSQKPAALPDFMNPKEVFRDSRPLPNIPREIVSAMTLDNTSINAHLKDLNDQLEKHVFEAKLLLQKEEKALDKVRSQSAARPETTTDSAKLEALNKTRIELISWIENELSKASGDDADHPPGSSDNRFRASKASINEPLDMDAQLASIKDKYDQYLEARKFLLNLVSQHPKPNIKPTKPADMNSQNESGLSSQPTSAAQLLTPYLEQLLALSREQKSLIAQKHHLNNTISKQVKENTTALDHLAQESQLIPAHPMPGGNRVMSSDHTLSTSNDDYTQVSGRVKQWVYAAEQAKIATFETVTEKIEEGQVALEGSLQTLAEVDLLLGQKAREGASMNEGEEDIWMAEGSWPARKHTRRGSKMVEQPAAAAKTGTVWDMVKGNLGLLRSDE; encoded by the coding sequence ATGCCCAGCCCAACCAGTGATACCCTCACAACCATACAAAGAGTTCTCGACCCCTACATCAGACCACGTGAAGAAGCAGCACATATTCGACGAATGATAGCATTGCATCTGGAGTCTAGTCTCCAGCATGGATCTGTTAGAGAACCCCTGGCTCTGGTTACTGATCAGAAGCCTGGCCcagcccccaccacccaaggcCTTTATCGACAATATCTCGAGGCTTTGAGGGCAAACATCAAAGCCCGTGACGAGTTCAGAAAGCAGACTCATGAAACCAGTTATGCAAGCGAgccagaagaagatgacAGCTCAAATGGAGGCCTAGAGCGACTCCAGGAGCACCTGGCGATTATCAGTCTCGAAAAGAAGCGCGAGAGGCTCCAGGCAATCGAAAAGCACCTCATCCAGCTGAGTCAAAAGCCAGCAGCATTGCCAGATTTCATGAACCCCAAGGAGGTATTTCGAGACAGTCGACCTCTACCCAACATTCCAAGAGAGATCGTCTCCGCCATGACTCTCGATAACACCTCCATCAACGCCCACCTCAAAGACCTAAACGACCAACTAGAGAAACACGTCTTCGAGGCAAAGCTATTACtccaaaaagaagagaaagccCTAGACAAGGTCAGGTCACAATCCGCCGCCCGCCCagaaaccaccaccgacagCGCCAAACTCGAAGCCCTCAACAAAACCAGGATAGAACTCATCAGCTGGATCGAAAATGAACTTTCCAAAGCATCAGGCGACGACGCCGACCACCCCCCAGGCAGTTCAGACAACCGATTCCGCGCCAGCAAAGCGTCCATTAACGAGCCCCTTGACATGGACGCCCAGCTGGCCAGTATAAAGGATAAATACGACCAATACCTCGAGGCTCGCAAattcctcctcaatctcgtcAGCCAACACCCTAAACCAAACATCAAACCCACCAAACCAGCAGATATGAACTCACAGAACGAGTCTGGGCTGTCTTCTCAACCAACGTCCGCAGCACAACTCCTCACCCCCTACCTAGAAcaactcctcgccctctcccgcgAGCAAAAGAGTCTCATTGCTCAGAAACACCATCTGAACAATACAATCAGCAAACAAGTTAAGGAAAACACCACGGCTTTGGATCATCTAGCTCAAGAAAGCCAGTTGATACCCGCACACCCTATGCCGGGAGGCAATAGGGTAATGTCCAGTGACCATaccctctccaccagcaATGACGACTACACCCAAGTTTCTGGCCGTGTCAAACAATGGGTGTATGCAGCTGAGCAAGCCAAGATTGCCACGTTTGAGACAGTAACGGAGAAGATTGAGGAAGGGCAGGTGGCGCTGGAGGGGTCGTTGCAGACGTTGGCGGAGGTGGATCTCTTGCTAGGACAGAAGGCCAGAGAGGGAGCAAGCATGaacgaaggggaggaggatatctggatggcggaggggagcTGGCCTGCGAGAAAACACACCCGTCGAGGAAGCAAGATGGTTGagcaaccagcagcagcggccaaGACAGGAACGGTTTGGGATATGGTCAAAGGGAATCTGGGGCTGCTGAGGTCTGATGAGTGA